One Pongo abelii isolate AG06213 chromosome 12, NHGRI_mPonAbe1-v2.0_pri, whole genome shotgun sequence DNA segment encodes these proteins:
- the CMPK2 gene encoding UMP-CMP kinase 2, mitochondrial isoform X2, whose product MAFARPLLRGPLSGPLLGRRGVCAGTMAPPRRFVLELPDCTLAHFALGADAPGDADAPDPRLAALLGPPERSYSLCVPVTPDDGCGARVRAARLHQRLLHQLRRGPFQRCQLLRLLCYCPGGQAGGAQQGFLLRDPLDDPDTRQALLELLGACQQAPRPHLGEFEADRRGQLWQRLWEVQDGRWLQVGCAQVVPAPEPPLHPVVPDLPSSVVFPDREAARAVLEECTSFIPEARAVLDLVDQCPKQVQKGKFQVVAIEGLDATGKTTVTQSVADALKAVLLKSPPSCIGQWRKIFDDEPTIIRRAFYSLGNYIVASEIAKESAKSPVIVDRYWHSTATYAIATEVSGGLQHLPPAHHPIYQWPEDLLKPDVILLLTVSPEERLQRLQGRGMEKTREEAELEANSVFRQKVEMSYQRMENPGCHVVDASPSREKVLQTMKLENLNMIVKK is encoded by the exons ATGGCCTTCGCCCGCCCGCTCCTGCGCGGGCCACTGTCGGGGCCGCTGCTCGGGCGGCGCGGGGTCTGCGCTGGGACCATGGCTCCGCCGCGCCGCTTCGTCCTGGAGCTTCCCGACTGCACCCTGGCTCACTTCGCCCTAGGCGCCGACGCCCCCGGCGACGCAGACGCCCCCGACCCCCGCCTGGCGGCGCTGCTGGGGCCCCCGGAGCGCAGCTACTCGCTGTGCGTGCCCGTGACCCCGGACGACGGCTGCGGGGCCCGGGTCCGGGCGGCGCGGCTGCATCAGCGCCTGCTGCACCAGCTGCGCCGCGGCCCCTTCCAGCGGTGCCAGCTGCTCAGGCTGCTCTGCTACTGCCCGGGCGGCCAGGCCGGCGGCGCACAGCAAGGCTTCCTGCTGCGCGACCCCCTGGATGACCCTGACACCCGGCAAGCGCTGCTCGAGCTGCTGGGCGCCTGCCAGCAGGCACCACGCCCGCACCTGGGCGAGTTCGAGGCCGACCGGCGCGGCCAGCTGTGGCAGCGCCTCTGGGAGGTGCAAGACGGCAGGTGGCTGCAGGTGGGCTGCGCACAGGTCGTGCCCGCCCCGGAGCCCCCGCTGCACCCGGTGGTGCCAGACTTGCCCAGTTCCGTGGTCTTCCCGGACCGGGAAGCCGCCCGGGCCGTTTTGGAGGAG TGTACCTCCTTTATTCCTGAAGCCCGGGCGGTGCTTGACCTGGTCGACCAGTGCCCAAAACAGGTCCAGAAAGGAAAGTTCCAAGTTGTTGCCATCGAAGGACTGGATGCCACGG GTAAAACCACAGTGACCCAGTCAGTGGCAGATGCACTTAAGGCTGTCCTCTTAAAGTCACCACCCTCTTGCATTGGCCAGTGGAGGAAGATCTTTGATGATGAACCAACTATCATTAGAAGAGCTTTTTACTCTTTGGGCAATTATATTGTGGCCTCTGAAATAGCTAAAGAATCTGCCAAATCTCCTGTGATTGTAGACAG GTACTGGCACAGCACAGCCACCTATGCCATAGCCACTGAGGTGAGTGGGGGTCTCCAGCACCTGCCCCCAGCCCATCACCCTATATACCAGTGGCCAGAGGACCTGCTCAAACCTGACGTCATCCTGCTGCTCACCGTGAGTCCTGAGGAGAGGTTGCAGAGGCTGCAGGGCCGGGGCATGGAGAAGACCAGGGAAGAAGCAGAACTTGAGGCCAACAGTGTGTTTCGCCAAAA GGTAGAAATGTCCTACCAGAGGATGGAGAATCCTGGCTGCCATGTGGTTGATGCCAGCCCCTCCAGAGAAAAGGTCCTGCAGACG ATGAAATTGGAGAACCTGAACATGATTGTCAAAAAATAG
- the CMPK2 gene encoding UMP-CMP kinase 2, mitochondrial (The RefSeq protein has 1 substitution compared to this genomic sequence), whose amino-acid sequence MEKTREEAELEANSVFRPKVEMSYQRMENPGCHVVDASPSREKVLQTVLSLIQNSFNEP is encoded by the exons ATGGAGAAGACCAGGGAAGAAGCAGAACTTGAGGCCAACAGTGTGTTTCGCCAAAA GGTAGAAATGTCCTACCAGAGGATGGAGAATCCTGGCTGCCATGTGGTTGATGCCAGCCCCTCCAGAGAAAAGGTCCTGCAGACGGTATTAAGCCTAATCCAAAATAGTTTTAATGAACCGTAG
- the CMPK2 gene encoding UMP-CMP kinase 2, mitochondrial isoform X3: MAFARPLLRGPLSGPLLGRRGVCAGTMAPPRRFVLELPDCTLAHFALGADAPGDADAPDPRLAALLGPPERSYSLCVPVTPDDGCGARVRAARLHQRLLHQLRRGPFQRCQLLRLLCYCPGGQAGGAQQGFLLRDPLDDPDTRQALLELLGACQQAPRPHLGEFEADRRGQLWQRLWEVQDGRWLQVGCAQVVPAPEPPLHPVVPDLPSSVVFPDREAARAVLEECTSFIPEARAVLDLVDQCPKQVQKGKFQVVAIEGLDATGKTTVTQSVADALKAVLLKSPPSCIGQWRKIFDDEPTIIRRAFYSLGNYIVASEIAKESAKSPVIVDRSQLGGTLYRPSLHLLSGEVCGTGILDSSHSSQGLE, translated from the exons ATGGCCTTCGCCCGCCCGCTCCTGCGCGGGCCACTGTCGGGGCCGCTGCTCGGGCGGCGCGGGGTCTGCGCTGGGACCATGGCTCCGCCGCGCCGCTTCGTCCTGGAGCTTCCCGACTGCACCCTGGCTCACTTCGCCCTAGGCGCCGACGCCCCCGGCGACGCAGACGCCCCCGACCCCCGCCTGGCGGCGCTGCTGGGGCCCCCGGAGCGCAGCTACTCGCTGTGCGTGCCCGTGACCCCGGACGACGGCTGCGGGGCCCGGGTCCGGGCGGCGCGGCTGCATCAGCGCCTGCTGCACCAGCTGCGCCGCGGCCCCTTCCAGCGGTGCCAGCTGCTCAGGCTGCTCTGCTACTGCCCGGGCGGCCAGGCCGGCGGCGCACAGCAAGGCTTCCTGCTGCGCGACCCCCTGGATGACCCTGACACCCGGCAAGCGCTGCTCGAGCTGCTGGGCGCCTGCCAGCAGGCACCACGCCCGCACCTGGGCGAGTTCGAGGCCGACCGGCGCGGCCAGCTGTGGCAGCGCCTCTGGGAGGTGCAAGACGGCAGGTGGCTGCAGGTGGGCTGCGCACAGGTCGTGCCCGCCCCGGAGCCCCCGCTGCACCCGGTGGTGCCAGACTTGCCCAGTTCCGTGGTCTTCCCGGACCGGGAAGCCGCCCGGGCCGTTTTGGAGGAG TGTACCTCCTTTATTCCTGAAGCCCGGGCGGTGCTTGACCTGGTCGACCAGTGCCCAAAACAGGTCCAGAAAGGAAAGTTCCAAGTTGTTGCCATCGAAGGACTGGATGCCACGG GTAAAACCACAGTGACCCAGTCAGTGGCAGATGCACTTAAGGCTGTCCTCTTAAAGTCACCACCCTCTTGCATTGGCCAGTGGAGGAAGATCTTTGATGATGAACCAACTATCATTAGAAGAGCTTTTTACTCTTTGGGCAATTATATTGTGGCCTCTGAAATAGCTAAAGAATCTGCCAAATCTCCTGTGATTGTAGACAG GTCCCAGCTGGGAGGAACCTTATACCGTCCTTCTCTCCACCTGCTCAGCGGTGAAGTTTGTGGGACTGGAATCTTGGATTCATCACACTCGAGTCAAGGCCTGGAATGA
- the CMPK2 gene encoding UMP-CMP kinase 2, mitochondrial isoform X1 translates to MAFARPLLRGPLSGPLLGRRGVCAGTMAPPRRFVLELPDCTLAHFALGADAPGDADAPDPRLAALLGPPERSYSLCVPVTPDDGCGARVRAARLHQRLLHQLRRGPFQRCQLLRLLCYCPGGQAGGAQQGFLLRDPLDDPDTRQALLELLGACQQAPRPHLGEFEADRRGQLWQRLWEVQDGRWLQVGCAQVVPAPEPPLHPVVPDLPSSVVFPDREAARAVLEECTSFIPEARAVLDLVDQCPKQVQKGKFQVVAIEGLDATGKTTVTQSVADALKAVLLKSPPSCIGQWRKIFDDEPTIIRRAFYSLGNYIVASEIAKESAKSPVIVDRYWHSTATYAIATEVSGGLQHLPPAHHPIYQWPEDLLKPDVILLLTVSPEERLQRLQGRGMEKTREEAELEANSVFRQKVEMSYQRMENPGCHVVDASPSREKVLQTVLSLIQNSFNEP, encoded by the exons ATGGCCTTCGCCCGCCCGCTCCTGCGCGGGCCACTGTCGGGGCCGCTGCTCGGGCGGCGCGGGGTCTGCGCTGGGACCATGGCTCCGCCGCGCCGCTTCGTCCTGGAGCTTCCCGACTGCACCCTGGCTCACTTCGCCCTAGGCGCCGACGCCCCCGGCGACGCAGACGCCCCCGACCCCCGCCTGGCGGCGCTGCTGGGGCCCCCGGAGCGCAGCTACTCGCTGTGCGTGCCCGTGACCCCGGACGACGGCTGCGGGGCCCGGGTCCGGGCGGCGCGGCTGCATCAGCGCCTGCTGCACCAGCTGCGCCGCGGCCCCTTCCAGCGGTGCCAGCTGCTCAGGCTGCTCTGCTACTGCCCGGGCGGCCAGGCCGGCGGCGCACAGCAAGGCTTCCTGCTGCGCGACCCCCTGGATGACCCTGACACCCGGCAAGCGCTGCTCGAGCTGCTGGGCGCCTGCCAGCAGGCACCACGCCCGCACCTGGGCGAGTTCGAGGCCGACCGGCGCGGCCAGCTGTGGCAGCGCCTCTGGGAGGTGCAAGACGGCAGGTGGCTGCAGGTGGGCTGCGCACAGGTCGTGCCCGCCCCGGAGCCCCCGCTGCACCCGGTGGTGCCAGACTTGCCCAGTTCCGTGGTCTTCCCGGACCGGGAAGCCGCCCGGGCCGTTTTGGAGGAG TGTACCTCCTTTATTCCTGAAGCCCGGGCGGTGCTTGACCTGGTCGACCAGTGCCCAAAACAGGTCCAGAAAGGAAAGTTCCAAGTTGTTGCCATCGAAGGACTGGATGCCACGG GTAAAACCACAGTGACCCAGTCAGTGGCAGATGCACTTAAGGCTGTCCTCTTAAAGTCACCACCCTCTTGCATTGGCCAGTGGAGGAAGATCTTTGATGATGAACCAACTATCATTAGAAGAGCTTTTTACTCTTTGGGCAATTATATTGTGGCCTCTGAAATAGCTAAAGAATCTGCCAAATCTCCTGTGATTGTAGACAG GTACTGGCACAGCACAGCCACCTATGCCATAGCCACTGAGGTGAGTGGGGGTCTCCAGCACCTGCCCCCAGCCCATCACCCTATATACCAGTGGCCAGAGGACCTGCTCAAACCTGACGTCATCCTGCTGCTCACCGTGAGTCCTGAGGAGAGGTTGCAGAGGCTGCAGGGCCGGGGCATGGAGAAGACCAGGGAAGAAGCAGAACTTGAGGCCAACAGTGTGTTTCGCCAAAA GGTAGAAATGTCCTACCAGAGGATGGAGAATCCTGGCTGCCATGTGGTTGATGCCAGCCCCTCCAGAGAAAAGGTCCTGCAGACGGTATTAAGCCTAATCCAAAATAGTTTTAATGAACCGTAG